DNA from Leptospira harrisiae:
GAGTAATCTTCTTTGTAAAGAATCAAGCCATCAAAGAACCAAGCAAAGTTATGAATGGTTTCGATTGTGTTCTCTTTTTGAGTTTGGGGAATATTTGTAGCGGTTTGGCCTTGTTGGTTTGGTTGCGGGTTTGTTGTGGTGGAGGTTGGACTAGCGGCCGACTGAACTCCAACAGGGGTAGTGATTTGCGGGGCATTGGCAATCAACCGGGCCTGTCTGTCCTTTCCTTCCAAAGATTTGGAGTATTCGTCAAGTCCTTCGCCAAATCGGTGTTTTTGTCTTTGGATTTGTAAAAGAAAAGGAAGAGCCAGGCGTTCTCTTTCCACAAAGGCTCTTTGTTTGCAATCGTTGCGACGAGCGATGCCAGAAACTTCTTTATAAGTAACGGGGATTTCTACTTTGATTTGGAAAAATTCCCTGGAGATAAAACCTTCATCGCTTTCATTTTGGAGTGCTCGTTCCACATAACTGGGATCGGCAATGGTAAAGAGGCGACATGAACAAAAGAGACTTAAAATTAGAAGTTTACGAACCATTTCCAACTTCAAGACTAGTAGATGATGTCGAAATTACGAATCTTTTTCCTTTGTTGTTTCCTACAATTTTTACCCCTTTTTTCCCAGGACCAATTTTTTGGAACCTCAGAATCGCAGTTCCGTGAAAAGATAAAAACCGTTCGTTTAGACAATGGGCTGACTGTTGTGATGATGAAGAGAGGAACTTCGCCTACTGTTGCTTTGTACATTAAATTTCTGGTCGGAGCTGTGGATGAAACCCCAGAAGAAGCCGGAACCGCACACCTTTTGGAACATATGTTATTCAAAGGGACAAAAACTGTTGGCACCACGAACTACGAAAAAGAAGAAAAATACCAAAAACAAATCGAAGTTTGGGGAACAGAACTTGATGATCTCAAATTAAAAATTCGTGATTTGACAACACGCGGCGAAACCATTTCGCCATCCTTACTGGAAGAGAAGGAAATTTTAGAACGCAGATTAAAAAACCTCATCCAATTACAAGATGAGTTCATTGTAAAAAATGAAGATTCATATATTTACGAACAAAATGGGGAAGTGGGATTCAACGCATACACTTCGCAAGATGTTACCAACTACCAAATCCAACTTCCCAATAATAGAATTGAAGTTTGGGCAAAAATTGAGTCCGATCGTTTGAAACATCCAATCTTACGTGAATATTATACTGAAAGAGATGTTGTGATCGAAGAACGTAGGATGCGAACCGACGATAGTGGGGCAGGTGTACTTCGAGAAAAGTTTTTTTCGATCGCTTTTGAAAGTCATCCTTACAGAAAACCAGTGATTGGATATTCCACAGGTCTTCCTTTTTTAAAAATTGAAGATACAAAAGCTTTTTTTCAAAAACATTACACTCCAGACCGAATGGTGATCTCTGTTGTAGGTCAATTTGATTTTGAAGAAACAGAATCCATCATTCGTAAGTATTTTTCTGAATTAAAGCCAGGGAAACCAAGACCGATCCAAAAGCAGGAAGAAAAATCGTTTCCAGGTGAAAAACGATTCAAAGTTTACCATCCATCAGGAAGCCAAATGATGATGGGTTTTCTAAAACCTCCGTATCCGCATAAAGACAATTCCTCTTTTGATGTATTGTCAACCATCCTCACATCGGGAACTGGATCTAGGTTATACAAACGACTTGTATTAGAAGAAAAATTAGCTCTGAGTATTGGAGCAGCGAATGGTTATCCGGGAGAACGATACCAAAATTATTTTGTGTTTTTTATTAAACCGAATGAGGGTGCTAAACCAGAGGTCATTGAAAAAATCATTTGGGAAGAACTTTTCAAAATCCAGGAAACTGGTGTTCCGAAAGAAGAATTAGAAAAAGTCAAAAACCAGATGGTTTCCGATTTTATCAAAACTTTAGATGAAAATGCAAGTATTGCTGATCTGCTAAGTTATTATCAGCTGTTATATGGTGATTGGGCGGGTTTATTCAGTCAATATTCCACCATTATGAAAACATCTTCAGCGGATATCCAAACGCTTATCCCAACATATTTAACCAAAGATAAAGTTGTGATCGGAGTATTGGAAGACGTAAGGAAAAAATCAGAATGAAACGTATTTATTTTATTTTAATTGGAATTAGTTTTTTTAGTCTTTCGGCTCGTGAGATGGGTGATTTTGTGCGTGATTTACAATTCAAACCATTGGAGTTTGAAGTTCCTGAAATCACTTCCATAAAACAACCATCAGGCGTTGAAATTTTTTCTTTAAAAAATGCAGAGTTTCCCATCGTGTATGCAGATATTTACGTGTATCATGGCAGGAAAAATTTAGGCAAACGAGCTGTAGAGATCACAAAACTACTGGAAGATAGTTGGGAATTGTCAGGATCAAAAACATATCCAAAAGAAAAGTTCCTAGAAACTTTGGAGTTTTATGGAGCATCATTTTCAGTTTCAATCGATTATGAAAAAACGATATTTAGTTTTTCTTATTTAAAATCGACTGAGAAGGAAGTGCTTCCTATCATTCAGTCATTTTTCGATTCTCCCAACTTGGATGAGTCCTTAGTTGTGACCACCAAAGGTAAGCTTACGGAGGAGATCAAAAGAAGAAATGACAATCCTACTGCTCTTGGTTCAAGGAAGGCGAAGGAATCTTTGTTTCGAGGGACCATTGCTGGAACTTCTATGCAAATTTCTTCTTTGGAAGCGCTGAAACTAAGTGACCTTACCGATTTCCAATCCGAAATCCTAAAAGAACCCAAACGAAGATTTCTTGTGACGGGAGATTATGATCTTAAGTCGTTTGAAAGTTTTTTTTCTAATTTGGGACCGAGTGTCGCAATTGAAAACGCAGAAGTGATTAGCCCAGCAGGTCTTTCTGAAAATGTAAAAAAAGAAGGAAAAAACATCCGGCTTGTCGTAAAAGATCTCAACCAGACTTTCATTTCAATGGTTGGAGTCCTCCCTGAACACAATCATCCAGATTTTTATGCCATCCAAGTTTTAAATTATATCATTGGTGCGGGAGGATTTAACTCCTATTATATGAGAGAAATTCGAAACAATAGGGGCCTTGCTTATTCTGCTGGAAGTAATACTGATTTCCAAGAAAATTACGGAACCATCCAGTTTTTTGCGATGACAAAAACAGAATCCGCAAAAGAAGTTTTGTCGCTCATGCAAGAACTCATCCAACCCAAACTCATAGATTCACTCACAGAAGAAGAACTGGTCCGAGCAAAAAATGCCATCATCAACCAGTTTGTATTCCAATTTGAAGATGATAAAAGAACTCTCGCAAGCGAAGTACGGAGACGTGACCATAAAATGCCGGAAGGATACTTACAAAATTTCAGAAGGGAAATTGACCGGTTGACTCTTTCTGATTTAAAACGAGTGGGTAAACTGTATTTCCAATCAGACAAATTGATCATTACCATTGTTGGCCCTAAGGTTCTAGAGTCATCTTTCCAAGGATCAATAAAGGTGATACAACCGGAAGATTGATGTTAACAGCTAGTTTTGAATATAAGGGAATTAAGTTTGAAGGTTTGTCCGAAGGAGGAATTCGGACTTCGATCATTTGTCCCTCCCTTGACTTTATGTTTGATTTTGGATTCATCAATCCTGATAAAATTCATATCGGGAAAATATTGTTATCCCATGCTCATTTAGACCATTCTTGTGGAATCCCTTATTATGTTTCCCAACGAAGCCTTCGTAAACTTCCTGTTCCAAAAATTTACCTACCAAAATCTTTGGAACCAAAGATGTCTCAAATTTTAAAGTTATACTCTGAAATTGAAGGTTTTGATTATCAATGCGAACTCTTTGGGTTGGATTTTGGAGATAGAGTAGAATTGAAACCAGGGTACTTTTTTAAACCTTGGGAAAGTTTTCATCGGGTTCCTTCGCAAGGTTATACGGTTTATGAAACTAAACGCAAACTTAAGAAAGAATGGACAAGTCTTAGTTCCGACGAAATCCGAAACAAAAAAGACTTAGGAGAAGATCCTACAGAAGAAATTTCTGTGCCTTTGGTTTCTTTTTCCGGTGATACAAAAATAGAATATGTTTTAGAAAATGAAGACGTTCGCAAAAGCAAAATTCTTTTTATGGAATGTACTTATTATTGCGAGAAAAGGGATGTGGAACGTGCCCGGGAATGGGGTCACACTCATTTTGATGAAATAGTTGCTCATGCATCCGCTTTTGAAAATGAAGCCATAGTTCTCATCCACCCTTCCAAACGCTATAGTTATCGCGAACTAAACGATATGCTTCGTAAAAAAGTTCCACCAATTTTAAAAGACAGAATTTCACTTTTTTTACCTCCCAAATCATGAAACCAAGACCTAGTATTTATATTCCCGAATTGGAATCTTTTATTGATTCCAGTTTGGTTTACAAGCCAAACACGGTGTTTGCTGATATGGAATTATACGCCAAAGAAAAAAACATTCCTATCGTGACCGCAGCCACTGGGGCTGTTTTGTCTCATTTGGTTTCACTCGTCCGACCCAAACAAATTTTGGAATTAGGAACCGGGCTTGGGTATTCCACACTTTGGATGGCTGTTGGTTCACCTAATACTCGCTTTGTTACTGTGGATCGACATAAAGAACAAGCGGACTTGATGGATGGTTATGCCAAACGAATGGGGATTTTGGAACAAATCCAAGTAAAACGGGTGACGGACTCGGTAATGGATTATCTAAAAAGGGAATACGATGAGTGGATTGGTTCCGATTTATTTTTTGTAGATTGTGATAAAATTACCTATCCTGAAATCTTTCGAATCCTTTGGGATGAAGCAAAACCTGGATCTTATTTTTTATTCGATAATATGTTGTGGCACGGTCGAGTCCTTTCTCCAGATCCCAAGAAACCATCTGATTTAGCGGTAATGGCTCTTTGGAATGAGGTAAAATCCCTAGTTTCTGGATATACTTTGTATCCTGTTGGTGATGGATTACTCTTTTTTCAGAAGGATAAAAAATAGTAGTCAAACCTC
Protein-coding regions in this window:
- a CDS encoding M16 family metallopeptidase — its product is MMSKLRIFFLCCFLQFLPLFSQDQFFGTSESQFREKIKTVRLDNGLTVVMMKRGTSPTVALYIKFLVGAVDETPEEAGTAHLLEHMLFKGTKTVGTTNYEKEEKYQKQIEVWGTELDDLKLKIRDLTTRGETISPSLLEEKEILERRLKNLIQLQDEFIVKNEDSYIYEQNGEVGFNAYTSQDVTNYQIQLPNNRIEVWAKIESDRLKHPILREYYTERDVVIEERRMRTDDSGAGVLREKFFSIAFESHPYRKPVIGYSTGLPFLKIEDTKAFFQKHYTPDRMVISVVGQFDFEETESIIRKYFSELKPGKPRPIQKQEEKSFPGEKRFKVYHPSGSQMMMGFLKPPYPHKDNSSFDVLSTILTSGTGSRLYKRLVLEEKLALSIGAANGYPGERYQNYFVFFIKPNEGAKPEVIEKIIWEELFKIQETGVPKEELEKVKNQMVSDFIKTLDENASIADLLSYYQLLYGDWAGLFSQYSTIMKTSSADIQTLIPTYLTKDKVVIGVLEDVRKKSE
- a CDS encoding M16 family metallopeptidase produces the protein MKRIYFILIGISFFSLSAREMGDFVRDLQFKPLEFEVPEITSIKQPSGVEIFSLKNAEFPIVYADIYVYHGRKNLGKRAVEITKLLEDSWELSGSKTYPKEKFLETLEFYGASFSVSIDYEKTIFSFSYLKSTEKEVLPIIQSFFDSPNLDESLVVTTKGKLTEEIKRRNDNPTALGSRKAKESLFRGTIAGTSMQISSLEALKLSDLTDFQSEILKEPKRRFLVTGDYDLKSFESFFSNLGPSVAIENAEVISPAGLSENVKKEGKNIRLVVKDLNQTFISMVGVLPEHNHPDFYAIQVLNYIIGAGGFNSYYMREIRNNRGLAYSAGSNTDFQENYGTIQFFAMTKTESAKEVLSLMQELIQPKLIDSLTEEELVRAKNAIINQFVFQFEDDKRTLASEVRRRDHKMPEGYLQNFRREIDRLTLSDLKRVGKLYFQSDKLIITIVGPKVLESSFQGSIKVIQPED
- a CDS encoding MBL fold metallo-hydrolase; this encodes MLTASFEYKGIKFEGLSEGGIRTSIICPSLDFMFDFGFINPDKIHIGKILLSHAHLDHSCGIPYYVSQRSLRKLPVPKIYLPKSLEPKMSQILKLYSEIEGFDYQCELFGLDFGDRVELKPGYFFKPWESFHRVPSQGYTVYETKRKLKKEWTSLSSDEIRNKKDLGEDPTEEISVPLVSFSGDTKIEYVLENEDVRKSKILFMECTYYCEKRDVERAREWGHTHFDEIVAHASAFENEAIVLIHPSKRYSYRELNDMLRKKVPPILKDRISLFLPPKS
- a CDS encoding O-methyltransferase translates to MKPRPSIYIPELESFIDSSLVYKPNTVFADMELYAKEKNIPIVTAATGAVLSHLVSLVRPKQILELGTGLGYSTLWMAVGSPNTRFVTVDRHKEQADLMDGYAKRMGILEQIQVKRVTDSVMDYLKREYDEWIGSDLFFVDCDKITYPEIFRILWDEAKPGSYFLFDNMLWHGRVLSPDPKKPSDLAVMALWNEVKSLVSGYTLYPVGDGLLFFQKDKK